A segment of the Bordetella flabilis genome:
GTGCGGAAACGCTGGTCGGAATCTGGAGCATAGGGCTGGCCCCCACGGGCGAACGCGATCCTTACGGGCTGCGCCGCGCCGCGCTGGGCGTGATCAGCGCTTTCGAACAACTGGCGGCCGGCGGCTGGCTGCAACCGAGCGAGAACGGTCCCCTGACCCTGGAGGGCCTGCTGCGCCTGGCCGCCGACAGCTTCGGGCCGGGGCAGATCGCCGACAACGTCCTGGCCGAGGTGCAGGCCTTCGTCTACGAACGCTATCGCAACCAATTGGCGGCGGAGTTCGAACGCAACGCCGTGGATGCCGTTATCGCCCTGAGCCCGCCCCTGCACCAGGTGGCGCCACGCGTGCGCGCCGTCACGGCCTTCGGCGCGCTGCCCGAGGCGGCCAGCCTGGCCGCGGCCAACAAACGGGTCGGCAACCTGCTGAAGAAAACCGAAGGGGAGATAGGTGCGGTGCAGGCCGAACGCCTGTTCGAACCCGCCGAACGCGCACTGGCGCAGACCATCGCAACACTGAGCCCGCGCGCCCAGTCGCAGTTCGAGGCGGGCGACTTCGCCGGCAGCCTCAGCACCCTGGCACAGGCCCGCGAACCGGTGGACGCTTTCTTCGCCGACGTCATGGTCATGGCCGACGACCCGGCGGTCCGCGCCAACCGGCTGGCCCTGCTGGCCGAACTCCATGGCCTGATGAACAAGGTCGCCGACATTTCCAGGTTGGCCCAGTGAAACTGATCATCCTCGACCGCGATGGCGTCATTAATCACGAAAGCGATGCTTTCGTGAAGACGCCGGATGAATGGATCGCGCTGCCTGGCTCGATGCGGGCCATCGCGCGCCTGCACCAGGCGGGCTGGACGGTCGTCGTGGCATCCAACCAGTCGGGACTGGGGCGGCGCCTGTTCGACATGAACACCCTGACGACGATCCACGCCAAGATGCGGCGGGAAGTCGCGCAGGCAGGCGGGGCCATCCATGCCATCTTCATTTGCCCGCACCTGCCGGAAGACCATTGCGCCTGCCGCAAGCCGCTGCCCGGCATGTACCAGCAGATCGCCGAACGCTATGACGTGGATCTGCGAGGCGTGCCGGCGGTGGGTGATTCGCTGCGCGATCTGCAAGCCTGCGCAGCCATGGGCTGCGCGCCATGGCTGGTGAAGACGGGCAACGGGCTCAAGACCCTGGCCCAAGGCGAACTGCCGGCCGGGACACGGATCGTGGATGACCTGGGCGCGGCGGTGGACGCGCTGCTGGAGGAAAGCCCGGCATGAAGCTGCTCCTTGCCTTGCGTTCGCTGCTCTACCTGGTTTTCCTCGCAGTTACTGTCGTCCCCTATGCCCTGGCCTGCCTGATCTGGGCGCCGCTGCCGCTGCATTGGCGCTATCGGCTGACAGTGGGCTGGCCCCGCCTGGCGATCTGGGGCGCCAAGGCGTTCTGCGGCATACGCTGGCAGGTGCGCGGTTGGGAAAACCTCCCGGACGGACCGGCCATCCTGCTGTCCAAGCACCAGTCGGCATGGGAGACTTTGTACTTTCCCGCGCACATGCCGCGCGAAGTGTGCTTCGTCTACAAGCGTGAACTGCATTGGGTGCCGTGCTTCGGCTGGGGCCTGGCGCTGCTGCGCATGATCCCGATCGACCGCAGCCGTGGTCGCGACGCCTTCGAACAGGTCGTGCGCCAGGGCCAGCGCCGCTTGAACGAAGGCCGCTGGCCGCTGCTGTTCCCCGAAGGCACGCGCATCGCGCCGGGCAAGGCCGGCCGCTTCAAGATGGGCGGCGCCCTGCTGGCATCGCGCACCGGCGCCGTGGTGATTCCCATCGCTCACAATGCCGGCGAGTGCTGGCCGCGCAACGCCTTCGTGAAACAGCCGGGCCTGATTACCGTTTCCATCGGGCCCGCGATAGAATCGCAAGGCAAGTCCCCCGACGACCTGAACCGCGAGGTCCAGGCCTGGATCGAAGGCGAGATGCGCCGCCTCAACCCCGAAAGGTATGGCTCGGAATAATCAGCTCGAACTGCTGTTCGACGCCCCGCACGGCGACGCCGGTGGCGGCGCGCCGGAGCCACTTCCCGCGGACCTGGGGGCCGGCGCCCAGCTTCCGGACGCCAAGCCGCCATCCCTTGCCCCCACCACGGAGCGCTTCGACCTCACCCCGACGGGGTCGTCCTTCGTCGTGGCCACGCCCTGTCCGCCGACCCTGCCGCCCAACGGCCGGTGGCGCATCGTCCAGGCGCCGCAACAACCCATCGGCTTCGTACTGCTGCGCTCGCGCCGGCGCACCATCGGTTTCGTCATTACCGACGACGGGCTGCGCGTGACCGCGCCGAACTGGGTCACGCTGCGGCAGATCGACGAGGCCGTGATCGAGAAATCCGGCTGGATACTGGCCAAGCTGCGCGACTGGCACCGGCGCAAGGAGCAATTGGCGCTCTCGCAGACGCAATGGCGCAGCGGCGGCGAATTGCCCTATCTGGGACGGCGCATCGTCCTGGAGCTGGGATCGCGCGAACGGCACGCCGGCTTGTCGGGCGATGCCGATGCCCCATGCGACGGCGACCGCCTGCGCCTGGCCCTGCCCGCCGATGCCGAAGCCCCGCGCATCCGCGATGCGGCCCAGGCGTGGCTGCAACAGCGCGCCGGCGTGTGGTTCGGCGCCCGGCTGGCGCATTTCCTGCAGATCAGCGGCCTGAAGATCCGCCGCTGGCGCCTGTCATCGGCCGCCACCCGCTGGGGGTCCTGCACGAGCGACGGCCATATCATGCTGAACTGGCGGCTGATTCACTTCGCGCCCGCCATCATCGACTATGTGATCGCGCATGAGCTGGCCCATCTGCGCGAGATGAACCACAGCACGAATTTCTGGACGGAGGTCGGGCACATCCTGCCGGACTACCAGCATGCCCGCGATGTCCTGCGGCGCCACGATCCCGCCACGCTGCCGCAATTCTGATTCTTTTCCGGACCCCACCATGCTGCTGCTCATACCGGGCCCAGTCACCACGGCAGACGCCGTCAAGACGGCCCTGGCGCAGGACTATGCACCCTGGGACAACGACTTTCGCGCCATCGTGCGCAAGCTGTGCACCGATATTCGCGACGCGGCCGGGGGCGTACCGGATGTCCACGTGGCGCTACCGCTCTCCGGCTGCGGGCATTTCGCGCTGGAAGCGGCTGTCCGCACCTTCGTGCCGCCGGGCGGCAGGCTGCTGGTGCCGGGGACGGGCGCCTATGCGGACCGCTTGCAGCGCCTGGCGCGCGAGGCGGGGCGCGCCGTCGCCACGATGGAGGTCGGCGTCCGCGACCGCGCGCAGCCGGCCCGGTTGATCGAAGCGCTGCGGCGCGACCCGGACGTCACGCACGTGGGACTCGTGTGCAGCGAAACCGGGAGCGGCATCTGCCACGATGCGCCCGCGCTGGCGCAGGCGGCGCACGACCTCGGACGCCGTGTCATCATCGATGCCGTGTCGGCCTTTGGCGCGCTGCCGCTGGACCTGTCCGCCCTGCCGGCGGTGGATGCCGTCATCCTGACCTCCAACAAGTGCCCGGAAGGACCGCCGGGCGCCAGTTTCGCCGTCTGCCGCGTCGACCGGCTGGAGGCGGCGCGCGGCAATGCCGGCAGTGGGTCGCTGGACCTCGCGGATATCCACGAGCATGGCAAGACCACGCATGGCGGCGCGCGCTTCACCCCGCCCGCACCGACGCTGGCCGCCCTGTCGGTGGCCATGGACCTGCACCGCACGGAGGGCCGTCCGGCGCGCCTGGCCCGCTACACCGCCAACAAGCAAACGCTTTATGATGGGATACGCGCGCTGGGGCTGACACCGTATCTGTACGCGGCCCTGCAAGGACCGATCATCGTCAATGCCGAGCCGCCCGCGCATCCCGGCTGGAACCTGCAGGCCTTTGTCCACGCCCTGAAGCGGCGCGGTTTCATCATCAGCAATTTCTACAACACCAAGCAACCCACGTTCCGCGTCGGCTGCATCGGCGCGATCACTCCCGGCGATATGTCGCGTGCGGTCGATGCCATGGACGATGCCCTGCGTGAACTCGCCATTGCCGCGTGAGCGCGGCTTTCACCCTCGGATCCAAAGGAAAACACCATGCGACTCCTCCATACCATGCTGCGCGTCGGCGACCTGGACCGCTCCATCGACTTCTACACCAACGTGCTGGGCATGCGCCTGCTGCGCCGCAAGGACTATCCCGAAGGCAAGTTCACGCTGGCCTTCGTCGGCTACCAGGACGAGAAAGAAGGCGCGGTGCTGGAGCTCACGCACAACTGGGATACCGATCGCTACGACCTGGGCAACGGCTACGGCCACATTGCCATCGATGTGCCGAACGCCTACGAGGCCTGTGATCGCGTGCGCGAGCGTGGCGGCAAGGTGACCCGGGAAGCCGGACCGATGAAGCACGGCACGACCGTGATCGCCTTCGTCGAAGACCCCGATGGCTACAAGATCGAGTTCATCCAGAAAGGCAGCCAGAACGACTAGCCGGCTGCCGGTTTCCATCACCTCCCGGCCTGGGCCGATACAGCCGGCTCTGCTCGCCCGCCCGGCCCGGGCCGATACAGCCACTGATATAGAATGGTCGGCGATCTCCCGCCGACCGCTTCCGCCATGATCCACGACATCCTGAAAATGGGCGACCCGCGCCTGCTGCGCGTGGCCGAACCCGTGCGCGATTTCGATACGCCGGCGCTGCATGCGCTGGTGCGCGATATGTTCGACACCATGGCGCATGCCGGCGGCGTCGGGCTGGCGGCGCCGCAGATCGGCGTGGACCTGCAGCTGGTGATTTTCGGGTTCGAGCGCAGCGAACGCTATCCCGATGCCGAGGCGGTGCCGCAGACCGTGATATGCAATCCGGTCATCACGCCGCTTTCCAACGAGACCGAAGAGGGATGGGAAGGTTGCCTGTCGGTGCCCGGCCTGCGCGGGCTGGTCCCGCGCTATCGGCATATCCGCTACACCGGCTTCGAGCCATCCGGCGCACCGATCGAGCGCGAAGCCCACGGCTTCCACGCCCGCGTGGCGCAGCACGAATGCGATCACCTCATCGGACGCCTGTATCCCACGCGCATGACCGACCTGACCAAACTCGGCTTTACCGAGGTGCTGTTTCCGGGACTCGATCCCAAGCGCGACGACTAGGCCTGTTCACGCTAGACCATGCTGAACAGACTCTGGCTGGCTTTCTTCCTGGTGGCCGCCGTGGCGGGCGGCTTGCGCTGGCTGGTCGGCGGACAACCCGACGTCTTTGCCGCCATGGTGGCGGCGCTGTTCGACATGGCGCGCCTGTCCGTGGAAATCATGGTGCTGTTGTTCGGCACCTTGACGCTGTGGCTGGGCTTCCTGCGCATCGCGGAACAGGCGGGCCTGGTGCAGGCCCTGGCGCGCGTGCTGGGGCCCTTGTTCGCGCGGCTGATGCCCGAGGTGCCGCGCGGCCATCCCGCCATCGGCCTGATCACCTTGAACTTCGCCGCCAATGCGCTGGGACTGGACAATGCCGCCACGCCCATCGGCCTGCGCGCCATGCGCGAGCTGCAATCGCTGAATCCGCGTCCCGATACGGCCACCAATGCACAGATCCTGTTCCTGGTGCTGAATGCCTCGTCGCTGACGCTGCTGCCGGTCACCATCTTCATGTACCGCGCGCAGCAAGGCGCCAGCGATCCCACCCTGGTGTTCCTGCCCATTCTGCTGGCTACCAGCGTATCGTCGCTGACGGGCCTGCTGGCGGTGGCCTTGTACCAGCGCCTGAAGCTGGGCGACCCCGTGGTACTGGCCTGGCTGGGGAGCGTCGCGCTTTTGCTGGGCGGCTTCGCCGCGCTCCTGGCGACGCTGTCGACCGCGGCCGTCGCTGCGCTGTCATCGCTGCTGGGCAATCTGACGCTGTTCTTGGTGATCATCGCCTTCCTGCTTGCCGGCGCATGGAAGAAGGTACCCGTGTACGAGTCCTTCATCGACGGCGCGCGGCAAGGCTTCGACATCGCGCGCGACCTGCTGCCTTATCTGGTGGCGATGCTGTGCGCGGTAGGCATGCTGCGCGCATCGGGCGCGCTCGATTTCGCGTTGGACGGGATACGCTGGCTGGCGCACATGGCGGGCTGGGATACACGCTTCGTCGATGCGCTGCCCACGGCGCTGGTCAAGCCTTTTTCAGGCAGCGCGGCGCGGGCGATGATGCTCGACACCATGGCGCATTCCGGCGTGGACAGTTTTCCCGCGCTGCTGGCCGCCACCGTGCAAGGCAGCACGG
Coding sequences within it:
- the gmhB gene encoding D-glycero-beta-D-manno-heptose 1,7-bisphosphate 7-phosphatase — translated: MKLIILDRDGVINHESDAFVKTPDEWIALPGSMRAIARLHQAGWTVVVASNQSGLGRRLFDMNTLTTIHAKMRREVAQAGGAIHAIFICPHLPEDHCACRKPLPGMYQQIAERYDVDLRGVPAVGDSLRDLQACAAMGCAPWLVKTGNGLKTLAQGELPAGTRIVDDLGAAVDALLEESPA
- the gloA gene encoding lactoylglutathione lyase, producing the protein MRLLHTMLRVGDLDRSIDFYTNVLGMRLLRRKDYPEGKFTLAFVGYQDEKEGAVLELTHNWDTDRYDLGNGYGHIAIDVPNAYEACDRVRERGGKVTREAGPMKHGTTVIAFVEDPDGYKIEFIQKGSQND
- the def gene encoding peptide deformylase, with the translated sequence MIHDILKMGDPRLLRVAEPVRDFDTPALHALVRDMFDTMAHAGGVGLAAPQIGVDLQLVIFGFERSERYPDAEAVPQTVICNPVITPLSNETEEGWEGCLSVPGLRGLVPRYRHIRYTGFEPSGAPIEREAHGFHARVAQHECDHLIGRLYPTRMTDLTKLGFTEVLFPGLDPKRDD
- a CDS encoding M48 family metallopeptidase, with protein sequence MARNNQLELLFDAPHGDAGGGAPEPLPADLGAGAQLPDAKPPSLAPTTERFDLTPTGSSFVVATPCPPTLPPNGRWRIVQAPQQPIGFVLLRSRRRTIGFVITDDGLRVTAPNWVTLRQIDEAVIEKSGWILAKLRDWHRRKEQLALSQTQWRSGGELPYLGRRIVLELGSRERHAGLSGDADAPCDGDRLRLALPADAEAPRIRDAAQAWLQQRAGVWFGARLAHFLQISGLKIRRWRLSSAATRWGSCTSDGHIMLNWRLIHFAPAIIDYVIAHELAHLREMNHSTNFWTEVGHILPDYQHARDVLRRHDPATLPQF
- a CDS encoding lysophospholipid acyltransferase family protein — protein: MKLLLALRSLLYLVFLAVTVVPYALACLIWAPLPLHWRYRLTVGWPRLAIWGAKAFCGIRWQVRGWENLPDGPAILLSKHQSAWETLYFPAHMPREVCFVYKRELHWVPCFGWGLALLRMIPIDRSRGRDAFEQVVRQGQRRLNEGRWPLLFPEGTRIAPGKAGRFKMGGALLASRTGAVVIPIAHNAGECWPRNAFVKQPGLITVSIGPAIESQGKSPDDLNREVQAWIEGEMRRLNPERYGSE
- a CDS encoding 2-aminoethylphosphonate--pyruvate transaminase yields the protein MLLLIPGPVTTADAVKTALAQDYAPWDNDFRAIVRKLCTDIRDAAGGVPDVHVALPLSGCGHFALEAAVRTFVPPGGRLLVPGTGAYADRLQRLAREAGRAVATMEVGVRDRAQPARLIEALRRDPDVTHVGLVCSETGSGICHDAPALAQAAHDLGRRVIIDAVSAFGALPLDLSALPAVDAVILTSNKCPEGPPGASFAVCRVDRLEAARGNAGSGSLDLADIHEHGKTTHGGARFTPPAPTLAALSVAMDLHRTEGRPARLARYTANKQTLYDGIRALGLTPYLYAALQGPIIVNAEPPAHPGWNLQAFVHALKRRGFIISNFYNTKQPTFRVGCIGAITPGDMSRAVDAMDDALRELAIAA
- a CDS encoding nucleoside recognition domain-containing protein, producing MLNRLWLAFFLVAAVAGGLRWLVGGQPDVFAAMVAALFDMARLSVEIMVLLFGTLTLWLGFLRIAEQAGLVQALARVLGPLFARLMPEVPRGHPAIGLITLNFAANALGLDNAATPIGLRAMRELQSLNPRPDTATNAQILFLVLNASSLTLLPVTIFMYRAQQGASDPTLVFLPILLATSVSSLTGLLAVALYQRLKLGDPVVLAWLGSVALLLGGFAALLATLSTAAVAALSSLLGNLTLFLVIIAFLLAGAWKKVPVYESFIDGARQGFDIARDLLPYLVAMLCAVGMLRASGALDFALDGIRWLAHMAGWDTRFVDALPTALVKPFSGSAARAMMLDTMAHSGVDSFPALLAATVQGSTETTFYVLAVYFGAVGVRRARHAVGCALLADVAGVLASIGVCYWFFG